The proteins below are encoded in one region of Effusibacillus dendaii:
- the priA gene encoding primosomal protein N' — protein sequence MNPKFAEVVVDVHARDVDRPFDYRIPPELAARVGVGTRLIVPFGNRRVEGYVVGLSDEADVEAEKLKEILDVLDEQPPLTEELVQLSEWMSHQYLSGKAAAVQALLPAGMRAKTAVRLRLADKRGPEAAQSGGNEKSRFFEKKQELLRLLSGNSPVYKEQLLKERPDLKTVVQRLIQDGRVIESHEITQAVQTRYVTVADCPLSENDFVQAIEQIPARAFKQKEVLQWIRQNGPTAVRDVLRATQTTYAVIRALSNKGWIRLEQVEERRDPYADRFSSELEKPLVLTEEQTNAFDSIVESMRSGKACQILLQGVTGSGKTEIYLQSIAACTKQGKQAIVLVPEIALTPQMVERFKLRFGDAVAVLHSGLSQGERYDEWKRIRRGEVSIAVGARSAVFAPFEQIGLIVIDEEHELSYKQEDQPKYHAREVAWQRALHHSATLLLGSATPSLESRYAADRGEARHIVLASRFNKNALPQVQIIDMREELKAANRSMFSRELQRLIYDRLQKKEQTILFLNRRGHSTFILCRSCGYVARCPNCDISLTYHESGQFEMLRCHYCGHSESSVTLCPSCSSPHIRNFGTGTQRVEQELNKLFPNARVIRMDVDTTGKKGSHEQLLQKFREGQADILLGTQMIAKGLDFPRVSLVGAVSADTSLHLPDFRSAERTFQLLTQVAGRAGRHDTEGRVLIQTYQPEHYAIQSAAKQDYEDFYRQEIKIRQMLGNPPLCKQIVFTAQHEKKETAERWIRNLEKELCGSLRSPHADVLPACPAPLSKLQGKYRYHLTLKCSDYSKVQPVLSAIYPVYAKRMKEEAGLLTVDVNAQIIL from the coding sequence ATGAATCCAAAGTTTGCGGAAGTGGTTGTCGATGTCCATGCGAGAGATGTTGACCGCCCGTTTGATTACCGGATTCCACCAGAGTTGGCAGCTCGGGTGGGGGTTGGTACCCGTTTGATCGTTCCATTTGGAAACCGCCGGGTGGAAGGATATGTGGTCGGATTGTCCGACGAAGCGGATGTGGAAGCGGAGAAACTGAAGGAGATCCTTGATGTGCTCGATGAACAGCCGCCTCTGACAGAAGAACTGGTGCAGTTGTCCGAGTGGATGTCTCACCAGTATCTTTCTGGCAAGGCGGCCGCAGTTCAAGCGCTTTTACCGGCAGGCATGCGGGCGAAAACAGCCGTTCGGCTGCGCCTGGCAGATAAGCGGGGGCCGGAGGCGGCACAGAGCGGAGGGAACGAGAAAAGTCGATTTTTCGAAAAGAAGCAGGAATTGCTGCGGCTGCTTTCGGGAAATTCGCCTGTATATAAGGAACAGCTTCTGAAAGAGCGGCCGGATCTAAAAACAGTTGTCCAACGCTTGATTCAGGATGGCAGAGTGATTGAATCACACGAAATCACACAAGCGGTGCAAACCCGTTATGTGACAGTGGCAGACTGTCCGCTGTCCGAAAACGATTTTGTACAGGCAATCGAACAAATTCCGGCCCGCGCATTCAAACAAAAGGAAGTATTGCAGTGGATCCGGCAGAATGGGCCCACCGCCGTCCGGGATGTGCTGCGGGCGACGCAAACCACTTATGCAGTGATTCGCGCTCTTTCGAACAAAGGATGGATCCGTCTGGAGCAGGTGGAAGAGCGGAGAGACCCGTATGCCGACCGTTTTTCCAGCGAACTGGAAAAACCGCTTGTTTTGACGGAGGAACAGACGAACGCATTCGATTCCATCGTCGAATCGATGCGATCGGGAAAGGCCTGCCAAATCCTGTTGCAGGGAGTTACAGGAAGCGGCAAGACTGAAATCTACCTACAGTCGATCGCCGCTTGCACCAAGCAGGGAAAGCAGGCCATTGTGCTGGTTCCTGAAATCGCTCTGACACCGCAGATGGTAGAACGGTTCAAACTTCGTTTTGGGGACGCGGTGGCGGTGCTGCACAGCGGTTTGTCGCAAGGGGAGCGGTATGATGAATGGAAACGGATTCGGCGCGGCGAAGTGTCGATTGCAGTAGGCGCCAGATCTGCCGTCTTTGCCCCGTTCGAACAAATCGGTTTGATTGTGATTGACGAAGAGCATGAATTGTCATACAAACAGGAGGACCAGCCGAAATACCACGCGCGTGAAGTGGCGTGGCAGCGGGCGCTCCATCACAGTGCCACGCTTTTGCTTGGTTCTGCCACACCGTCGCTGGAATCCCGCTATGCGGCTGATAGGGGAGAAGCACGCCATATCGTCCTTGCCAGCCGGTTTAACAAGAATGCGCTGCCGCAGGTGCAAATTATCGATATGCGCGAGGAATTGAAGGCGGCCAACCGCTCCATGTTTTCACGCGAGTTGCAGCGTTTGATTTATGACCGGTTGCAGAAGAAAGAACAAACCATTCTGTTTCTCAACCGGCGGGGGCATTCGACGTTTATCCTCTGCCGCAGTTGCGGCTATGTGGCCCGCTGTCCGAATTGCGACATATCGTTGACCTATCACGAATCGGGCCAGTTCGAAATGCTGCGTTGTCATTACTGCGGCCATTCCGAATCGAGCGTTACGTTGTGTCCCTCCTGTTCCAGTCCGCATATTCGAAACTTTGGCACCGGTACGCAACGAGTCGAACAGGAACTGAATAAGCTGTTTCCAAACGCGCGTGTGATTCGAATGGATGTGGATACCACAGGTAAAAAGGGCAGCCATGAGCAGCTTTTGCAAAAGTTTCGGGAGGGTCAGGCAGATATCCTGTTGGGCACGCAGATGATTGCGAAAGGACTCGATTTTCCGAGGGTTTCCCTGGTGGGGGCGGTGAGTGCGGACACCTCGCTGCATCTGCCCGATTTTCGCTCGGCGGAACGGACGTTTCAACTGCTCACGCAGGTGGCGGGGCGGGCCGGACGCCATGATACAGAAGGCAGAGTGCTGATTCAGACCTACCAGCCGGAACATTATGCGATTCAAAGTGCGGCGAAGCAAGATTACGAGGATTTCTACCGCCAGGAGATCAAAATCCGCCAGATGTTGGGAAATCCCCCGCTTTGCAAACAGATCGTGTTTACGGCGCAGCATGAGAAAAAAGAAACGGCGGAGCGATGGATCCGCAATCTGGAAAAGGAGCTTTGCGGTTCGCTGCGGTCGCCGCATGCGGATGTGTTGCCTGCCTGTCCGGCACCGTTATCCAAATTGCAAGGGAAATACCGATATCATTTGACGCTCAAATGCAGCGATTATTCAAAAGTGCAGCCGGTGCTTTCCGCCATCTATCCGGTTTATGCAAAACGGATGAAGGAGGAAGCCGGACTTCTTACGGTGGATGTAAACGCACAGATCATTTTATGA
- the def gene encoding peptide deformylase, whose protein sequence is MAIRIIRQEGDPVLREVAKPVREITKNILKLLDDMAETMYDAEGVGLAAPQVGISKRVIVMDVGEGLIELINPVIVLKEGEQTGPEGCLSIPGLTAEVTRANRVVAKGLNRHGEEITIEGQELLARCIQHEIDHLDGILFIDYVNPLNRLKSKK, encoded by the coding sequence ATGGCGATTCGCATAATCCGTCAGGAAGGCGATCCGGTTTTGCGCGAAGTGGCTAAGCCTGTGCGGGAGATTACAAAAAACATTTTAAAATTGCTTGATGATATGGCGGAGACGATGTACGATGCGGAAGGGGTCGGACTGGCTGCGCCGCAGGTCGGAATTTCCAAGCGGGTAATCGTAATGGACGTAGGCGAAGGACTGATTGAACTGATCAATCCGGTTATTGTACTGAAAGAGGGCGAACAGACAGGGCCGGAAGGGTGTCTCTCGATCCCCGGTTTGACTGCCGAAGTGACAAGAGCAAACCGGGTAGTAGCGAAAGGGTTGAACCGTCACGGGGAAGAAATCACGATCGAAGGGCAGGAGCTGTTAGCCCGCTGCATTCAGCATGAGATTGACCATTTGGACGGTATTCTATTCATTGATTATGTCAATCCGTTAAATCGTTTAAAAAGCAAAAAATGA
- the fmt gene encoding methionyl-tRNA formyltransferase: MRILFMGTPDFAVASLEALVTNGYQVVGVVTQPDRPKGRGRQLMPPPVKEIAQKYELPVFQPEKVRQEEALAQLEELQPDLLVTAAYGQLLPQRLLDMPKFGSINVHASLLPKHRGGAPIHRAIINGDKQSGVTIMRMVQALDAGAMLSQVAIPIDERDTVGSLHDKLACAGAKLLLETIPKIADGSITETEQDESLVTYSPNISRDDERIDWTKSARAIYNQVRGLNPWPVSFTTSNGKIVKIWWVDLVDETTVSGKQPGTVLRTSKDSIEVQTGKGIVAIRELQPEGKRKMKAEELLRGQTIEAGYQFGDANE, translated from the coding sequence ATGCGCATATTGTTTATGGGAACACCCGATTTTGCCGTTGCCAGCCTGGAAGCGCTTGTGACAAACGGGTATCAGGTGGTCGGTGTGGTGACGCAGCCGGATCGTCCGAAAGGAAGAGGCAGGCAGTTGATGCCGCCGCCCGTTAAGGAGATTGCACAGAAATACGAATTACCCGTTTTCCAACCGGAAAAAGTCCGCCAGGAAGAGGCGCTGGCCCAATTGGAAGAACTGCAGCCTGATTTGTTGGTCACAGCCGCTTACGGCCAATTATTGCCACAGCGGCTGCTGGACATGCCAAAATTCGGCAGCATCAATGTACATGCCTCCCTGTTGCCGAAACATCGCGGCGGCGCTCCCATACATCGGGCGATTATAAATGGCGACAAACAGTCAGGTGTTACGATTATGCGAATGGTGCAGGCGCTTGACGCGGGGGCGATGTTATCGCAAGTCGCAATACCGATTGATGAACGGGACACGGTCGGCAGCCTGCATGACAAACTGGCATGCGCAGGCGCAAAGCTGCTGCTCGAAACAATTCCTAAAATCGCGGACGGTTCGATCACCGAAACGGAGCAGGATGAATCGCTTGTCACATATTCTCCCAACATTTCACGCGACGACGAACGGATCGATTGGACAAAATCGGCCCGTGCCATCTACAACCAGGTGCGCGGACTGAATCCATGGCCGGTTTCCTTTACGACATCCAACGGGAAAATCGTCAAAATCTGGTGGGTGGATCTGGTGGACGAAACGACCGTATCCGGCAAACAGCCGGGAACGGTGCTGCGGACATCGAAAGATTCGATCGAGGTGCAGACGGGCAAAGGAATTGTCGCTATTCGTGAATTGCAGCCGGAAGGAAAACGAAAAATGAAAGCAGAGGAATTGCTGCGAGGACAAACGATAGAGGCAGGTTATCAATTTGGCGACGCGAACGAATAA
- the rsmB gene encoding 16S rRNA (cytosine(967)-C(5))-methyltransferase RsmB, translated as MATRTNNRRQNKTARDLALDVLLSVEEQAAYSNLALQSALANHRLDPKDASLVTEIVYGTIQRLNTLDYRLHFFLKQPLAKLDGWVRNLLRMSVYQIDYLDRVPDFAVIHEAVEIAKRRNSRLAGFVNAVLRNLLRAGAAKFPSAEKEPTRHLSLLYSHPEWLLAEWVEQYGFEETTRILEANNGRPHLSLRANRMRGDREALQTALQKRGIESALSEVSPDGIVLKTGVDIAHLPEFQAGLCTVQDESSMLVALSVNPQPGMRILDACSAPGGKTTHLAECMNDDGEVVAVDIHEHKTKLVQHAAERLGLRSIRTEVGDAAELSAKWAQQFDAVLLDAPCSGFGVIRRKPDIKWRKTMSDVDAIHTTQLSLLRHAADAVKPGGVLVYSTCTIERKENQQIVRTLLEERSDFSIEPLDRYLPEAVVQKAGQPDGWLQLLPHHFGTDGFFICRMRKM; from the coding sequence TTGGCGACGCGAACGAATAACCGCAGGCAAAACAAAACAGCCAGAGATTTGGCGCTTGACGTTCTTCTTTCGGTGGAGGAGCAGGCGGCATACAGCAATCTGGCGCTGCAATCGGCACTGGCGAACCATCGTCTGGATCCGAAAGACGCCTCGCTGGTGACGGAAATCGTATATGGCACGATTCAGCGCTTAAATACGCTCGATTACCGACTGCATTTTTTTTTGAAGCAACCGTTGGCAAAATTGGACGGCTGGGTGCGCAACCTGTTGCGAATGAGCGTGTATCAGATCGACTACCTGGATCGGGTGCCCGATTTTGCCGTCATTCATGAGGCGGTCGAAATCGCCAAGCGACGCAATTCGCGGCTGGCCGGATTCGTGAATGCCGTACTGCGCAATCTTCTGCGGGCAGGCGCAGCAAAATTTCCTTCTGCCGAGAAAGAACCGACTCGTCACCTCTCCCTCTTGTACTCGCACCCTGAATGGCTGTTGGCCGAATGGGTGGAACAGTACGGCTTTGAGGAAACCACGCGGATTCTGGAAGCGAACAACGGCCGACCTCACTTGTCGCTGCGTGCCAACCGCATGCGCGGCGATCGGGAAGCGCTGCAAACCGCCCTGCAAAAGCGGGGGATTGAATCGGCGCTTTCGGAAGTGTCGCCCGATGGAATTGTGCTGAAAACAGGAGTGGACATCGCCCATCTGCCCGAGTTTCAAGCGGGGCTATGCACCGTGCAGGATGAAAGCTCGATGCTCGTCGCGCTTAGCGTCAATCCGCAGCCGGGTATGCGGATCCTGGACGCCTGTTCGGCGCCGGGCGGGAAAACCACCCACCTGGCAGAATGCATGAATGATGACGGAGAAGTGGTTGCGGTCGACATTCACGAGCATAAAACAAAGCTGGTCCAACATGCGGCGGAACGGCTCGGCTTGCGGTCGATCCGGACGGAAGTCGGCGATGCGGCAGAGTTGTCAGCCAAATGGGCGCAGCAGTTTGATGCGGTCCTGTTGGACGCCCCTTGTTCCGGCTTTGGCGTGATTCGGCGCAAGCCGGACATTAAATGGCGGAAAACCATGTCGGACGTAGATGCGATACATACCACGCAGTTGTCACTTCTGCGCCATGCGGCGGATGCGGTGAAACCGGGGGGCGTGTTGGTTTATTCAACATGTACGATTGAACGGAAGGAAAATCAGCAGATCGTACGAACTCTTTTAGAAGAACGATCCGATTTTTCAATTGAACCGCTCGATCGATATCTGCCGGAAGCGGTTGTACAAAAAGCCGGTCAGCCGGACGGGTGGTTGCAACTGCTGCCGCACCATTTCGGTACAGACGGATTTTTCATATGCAGAATGAGAAAAATGTAG
- the rlmN gene encoding 23S rRNA (adenine(2503)-C(2))-methyltransferase RlmN, translating into MSIIESLITVTETKTELYGMTLDEMEQFVVELSQPKFRAKQIFDWLYKKRVASIDEMSNLPAAFREQLKQRAVLASAHELMRQTSKDGTVKILLELHDGSTVETVLMRHDYGNSVCVSTQVGCRMGCTFCASTLGGLVRNLSAGEIVEQLLFYQRMLDQEGERVSSVVLMGSGEPMENYDAAMKFIDIITSPESVNIGSRHITVSTSGLVPAIRRLADEKRQITLAISLHSPFDELRTSMMPVNRAWNLEKLMEACRYYWQQTGRRLSFEYALIGGVNDDLRHAKALAELLQDLPCHVNLIPVNYVPERNYQRTSKEQIRAFQAELKRLGVNATVRREMGHDISAACGQLRAEQGRT; encoded by the coding sequence GTGTCGATCATCGAATCACTCATTACGGTAACCGAAACAAAAACAGAACTGTATGGCATGACGTTGGACGAGATGGAGCAGTTTGTGGTCGAACTTTCGCAGCCGAAGTTTCGCGCCAAACAGATTTTTGATTGGTTGTACAAAAAAAGGGTCGCTTCGATTGACGAAATGAGCAATCTGCCGGCTGCATTCCGTGAACAGCTGAAACAACGGGCGGTGCTGGCGAGCGCGCATGAATTGATGAGGCAAACCTCAAAAGACGGAACGGTCAAAATTCTGCTTGAACTGCATGACGGAAGCACGGTGGAAACGGTATTGATGCGCCATGACTATGGCAACTCTGTCTGCGTGTCTACGCAGGTAGGGTGCCGCATGGGCTGCACATTCTGTGCCTCCACATTGGGCGGACTGGTACGCAATCTTTCGGCAGGGGAAATTGTGGAACAGCTGCTTTTTTATCAACGGATGCTGGATCAGGAGGGGGAGCGGGTTTCCTCCGTTGTCTTGATGGGCTCCGGCGAACCGATGGAAAATTACGATGCGGCAATGAAATTTATCGATATTATCACATCGCCCGAATCAGTCAATATTGGCAGCCGACACATCACCGTTTCCACAAGCGGACTGGTGCCCGCCATACGGCGTTTGGCGGATGAAAAACGGCAAATCACGCTGGCTATTTCCCTCCATTCCCCTTTTGACGAGCTGCGGACTTCGATGATGCCAGTCAACCGGGCCTGGAACCTGGAAAAATTAATGGAAGCGTGCCGATATTACTGGCAGCAGACAGGCAGACGGCTGTCTTTCGAATATGCATTGATCGGCGGCGTCAATGATGATTTGCGGCATGCCAAGGCTTTGGCCGAATTGCTGCAGGATTTGCCTTGCCATGTAAACTTGATTCCGGTCAACTATGTGCCGGAACGAAATTACCAGCGAACTTCGAAAGAGCAGATTCGGGCTTTTCAAGCCGAGTTGAAACGACTGGGTGTCAATGCGACGGTCAGACGTGAGATGGGTCATGACATTTCGGCTGCATGCGGCCAACTGCGGGCGGAGCAGGGGAGAACCTAG
- a CDS encoding Stp1/IreP family PP2C-type Ser/Thr phosphatase: MKKEMEYAAKSHIGLVRQINEDEFALFTDLRPYRVVVIADGMGGHSAGEVASSIAVEVAGKQLVAYLDGKSEAEVEPELNDYVVESILRANEEIYKRGNSSSGYTGMGTTIVAGIVSPRSITLGNIGDSRGYLISGKEIRQLTDDHSLVNELKKSGQLTDEEAETHPRKNILTRALGTDPNVQVDLIVTAWQAGDILLLCTDGLTNHVSDQEIARVLSQRKSLQARIDRLIERALEEGGSDNITVVALQNTGIAEGGETK; the protein is encoded by the coding sequence GTGAAGAAAGAGATGGAGTATGCGGCAAAAAGCCATATCGGATTGGTTCGACAGATAAACGAGGATGAATTCGCGCTGTTCACCGATCTTCGACCTTATCGGGTAGTTGTCATAGCAGACGGAATGGGGGGCCACTCAGCGGGTGAAGTGGCTTCCTCTATTGCGGTTGAGGTGGCAGGCAAACAGCTGGTGGCCTATTTGGACGGCAAATCGGAAGCAGAAGTCGAACCGGAATTGAACGATTATGTAGTGGAATCCATTCTGCGGGCAAATGAGGAAATTTACAAAAGAGGGAACAGCAGCAGCGGCTATACCGGAATGGGGACAACCATCGTGGCCGGTATCGTCAGTCCACGCTCGATTACACTGGGGAATATTGGAGACAGTCGCGGGTATTTGATCAGCGGCAAAGAAATCCGCCAACTGACAGATGATCATTCACTGGTCAATGAATTGAAAAAAAGCGGACAGCTGACAGATGAGGAAGCGGAAACCCACCCAAGGAAAAACATTTTGACGCGCGCATTGGGTACCGACCCGAACGTGCAAGTAGACCTGATCGTGACCGCTTGGCAGGCGGGAGATATTTTGCTGCTTTGTACAGACGGTTTGACCAACCATGTCAGCGATCAGGAAATAGCCCGTGTACTGAGTCAGAGGAAAAGCTTGCAGGCACGGATTGATCGGCTGATTGAGCGGGCTCTGGAGGAAGGCGGTAGTGATAATATTACCGTTGTGGCTCTGCAAAATACGGGAATCGCGGAAGGAGGTGAAACAAAATGA
- the pknB gene encoding Stk1 family PASTA domain-containing Ser/Thr kinase, protein MIGKKLAKRYEILERIGGGGTAIVYRALDTILNRYVSVKILRSQFVSDEEFVRRFRREAQSAASLSHPNVVNIYDVGVEEETYFIVMEYINGKTLKEIIQERAPLPIAEAVDIAKQICSALQHAHDHQIVHRDIKPHNIMIGKDGHVKVTDFGIARAITSNTITHNGSVLGSVHYFSPEQARGAIIDLKSDIYSLGVVLYEMVTGELPFSGETPISVALKHLQEHFIEPRQLNPKIPQSVENIILKALAKDPDIRYQSAREMYRDLEQSLQQPNVGKFIVPDVTAYTQPTIQLPAAALQERSPNSPPNKEDLFAKQEEAKPVGWRKWLRVLGIAIGVLVLGGVATTAGYMLMTKVLAGQEVTMPKVVGMTREQAIDELKKFGFKESNIQFQELKDPGDVNRPPFEAGKVFAQDPESNKQVKNTRTVTLKISTGADTILMPNVTNRKVEEAKNELAALHWDVNSVKIIEEARKDVDKGIVFAQNPPAQVVLIPGKTQIELHVSTGPAQKPVPDLTNLTLPDALNKLQEAGFLSGDVQQEYSFTVAKDRITKQGPAKPGDQLQEGSKIDLWISRGLPPETQVRSYEVTARPDNGQPVQITIKRIDARGNQTIVNNEQVTGTKKYQVELYVTPSVTGEIDVYENGNLKDKKVIPYMN, encoded by the coding sequence ATGATCGGGAAAAAATTGGCCAAACGGTATGAGATACTGGAACGGATTGGCGGAGGCGGAACGGCCATTGTGTATCGGGCCTTGGATACCATTCTGAACCGTTATGTATCGGTCAAAATTTTACGCTCGCAGTTTGTCTCAGATGAGGAATTTGTCAGACGGTTCCGCCGGGAGGCTCAATCGGCCGCCAGTTTGTCACATCCGAACGTCGTCAATATATACGATGTTGGGGTCGAAGAGGAAACCTATTTTATTGTAATGGAGTACATCAACGGGAAAACATTGAAAGAAATTATTCAGGAACGGGCGCCGCTGCCGATCGCAGAGGCGGTCGACATCGCCAAACAGATCTGTTCCGCCCTGCAGCATGCGCATGACCATCAAATTGTGCACAGGGACATCAAACCGCACAATATTATGATCGGCAAAGATGGACATGTGAAAGTTACAGATTTTGGAATTGCGCGGGCGATCACGTCCAACACAATTACGCATAACGGCTCTGTACTGGGATCGGTCCATTATTTTTCGCCAGAACAGGCGAGAGGCGCTATTATCGATCTAAAATCGGACATCTATTCGCTGGGTGTAGTTTTATATGAAATGGTTACGGGCGAACTGCCTTTTTCCGGCGAAACGCCCATATCGGTCGCGCTGAAACATCTGCAGGAACATTTTATTGAACCGCGGCAGCTCAATCCGAAAATTCCGCAAAGCGTTGAAAATATTATACTAAAAGCATTGGCCAAGGATCCGGATATCCGTTACCAATCCGCGAGAGAAATGTACCGCGATCTGGAGCAGTCGCTGCAACAACCGAACGTTGGAAAGTTTATTGTGCCGGACGTTACGGCTTACACGCAGCCCACCATCCAACTGCCGGCGGCTGCTTTACAGGAACGCTCGCCCAACAGCCCGCCTAACAAAGAGGACCTGTTTGCCAAGCAGGAGGAGGCAAAACCGGTCGGATGGCGAAAATGGCTGCGGGTCCTGGGAATCGCGATTGGAGTATTGGTGCTTGGCGGCGTTGCCACGACTGCCGGCTATATGCTGATGACGAAAGTGCTGGCAGGACAGGAAGTGACGATGCCGAAAGTGGTGGGCATGACCCGCGAACAGGCAATTGATGAATTGAAGAAGTTCGGCTTTAAGGAATCCAACATTCAATTTCAGGAGTTAAAAGATCCTGGTGATGTCAACCGGCCGCCTTTTGAAGCGGGTAAAGTGTTCGCACAAGATCCGGAATCGAACAAACAGGTAAAAAATACCAGAACGGTGACACTCAAAATCAGTACGGGTGCGGATACGATTTTGATGCCGAACGTTACGAACAGGAAAGTAGAAGAGGCTAAAAATGAACTTGCGGCTCTCCACTGGGATGTGAATTCGGTAAAGATTATTGAGGAAGCCCGCAAAGATGTGGACAAAGGAATCGTATTTGCCCAAAATCCGCCAGCGCAGGTAGTCCTGATTCCGGGCAAGACGCAGATCGAATTGCATGTATCAACGGGACCTGCCCAAAAACCGGTTCCCGATCTGACGAATCTGACATTGCCGGATGCGTTAAATAAGCTGCAAGAAGCCGGATTTTTATCGGGTGATGTACAGCAGGAATACAGCTTTACGGTGGCGAAAGACCGCATTACGAAACAGGGGCCCGCGAAGCCTGGCGACCAGCTGCAGGAAGGATCGAAAATCGATTTGTGGATTTCACGCGGACTTCCGCCCGAAACGCAGGTCCGTTCCTACGAGGTTACAGCCCGTCCGGATAACGGGCAGCCGGTTCAAATCACGATTAAACGGATTGACGCACGGGGAAATCAGACGATCGTCAACAACGAGCAAGTTACCGGGACCAAAAAGTACCAAGTGGAACTGTATGTGACACCGTCTGTTACAGGTGAGATCGACGTATACGAAAACGGCAATCTGAAGGATAAAAAAGTAATTCCGTACATGAATTGA
- the rsgA gene encoding ribosome small subunit-dependent GTPase A, giving the protein MPEGMIVKALSGFYYVQVADQLIQCKARGIFKKRGITPLVGDRVKISVTGSVEGVVEEIFPRSVSLIRPPIANVEQAVLVFSAKEPALNRRLLDRMLVLIEKAHIEASIVITKIDLLQEGESLDEQMRLYKGIGYPVYAVSVKSAIGLEEVRRLFHNRISVLAGQSGVGKSSLLNGLYPSLQLKMGEVSQKLGRGRHTTRHVELIAVDANSYIADTPGFSQLDFGDMEPEELDNYFKEIARLSDNCYYRECLHETEHDCAVIETLRQGKVNETRYGHYIEFLKELRELKETRYS; this is encoded by the coding sequence ATGCCGGAAGGAATGATTGTCAAGGCGCTGTCCGGTTTTTACTATGTGCAGGTTGCGGATCAGCTTATTCAATGCAAGGCGCGGGGCATCTTTAAAAAAAGGGGAATCACGCCTTTGGTTGGCGACCGGGTAAAAATCTCGGTGACCGGTTCGGTCGAAGGTGTGGTGGAGGAGATTTTTCCTCGCTCCGTTTCCTTGATTCGACCGCCGATTGCCAATGTGGAACAGGCGGTGCTCGTCTTTTCGGCAAAAGAACCGGCGTTAAATCGGCGACTGCTTGACCGAATGCTGGTGCTGATCGAAAAGGCGCATATTGAGGCCTCCATCGTCATTACCAAAATCGACCTGCTGCAGGAGGGAGAGTCGTTGGACGAACAGATGCGCCTCTACAAGGGGATTGGCTATCCCGTTTACGCCGTATCTGTAAAATCGGCGATCGGTCTTGAGGAAGTCCGCCGCTTGTTCCACAATCGAATTTCCGTCTTGGCCGGACAGTCGGGGGTCGGCAAATCGTCTTTGCTTAACGGGCTGTATCCTTCACTCCAGCTTAAAATGGGGGAAGTCAGCCAGAAGTTGGGCCGCGGCCGCCATACGACGCGACATGTCGAACTGATTGCAGTCGATGCAAACTCCTATATTGCCGACACGCCAGGCTTTAGCCAGTTGGATTTTGGCGATATGGAACCGGAAGAATTGGACAACTATTTTAAAGAGATTGCCCGCTTGAGCGATAACTGTTACTATCGAGAGTGTTTGCATGAGACAGAACATGACTGTGCGGTGATCGAAACGCTCCGGCAAGGCAAGGTGAACGAAACCCGCTACGGGCATTACATTGAATTTTTAAAAGAGTTGCGCGAATTGAAAGAAACGAGGTATTCCTAA
- the rpe gene encoding ribulose-phosphate 3-epimerase → MIRIAPSILSADFAKLADEIKRIEDGGADYVHVDVMDGQFVPNITIGPLIVQAIRPHTKLPLDVHLMIEQPERYVPDFVKVGADLVSVHVEASPHLHRTLQLIRSLGAKTSVALNPHTPLSVIEHVLGDLDMVLLMTVNPGFGGQKFIESVVPKIRSLRKMLNDQGLSHVDIEVDGGINPDTSRVVREAGANVLVAGSAVYGAPDAAVAIRQIRGE, encoded by the coding sequence ATGATCCGAATTGCGCCTTCTATCCTGTCGGCTGATTTTGCAAAACTGGCAGATGAAATCAAACGAATTGAAGACGGTGGAGCGGACTATGTGCATGTCGATGTGATGGACGGGCAGTTTGTTCCAAACATTACGATCGGTCCACTGATTGTCCAAGCCATCAGGCCACACACCAAACTGCCGCTCGATGTGCACCTGATGATCGAACAACCGGAACGGTACGTGCCGGATTTTGTGAAAGTGGGAGCAGATTTGGTATCGGTTCATGTGGAAGCAAGTCCGCATCTGCACCGGACCCTGCAGTTGATTCGCTCGCTGGGCGCCAAAACGTCAGTCGCTCTGAATCCCCACACCCCCCTGTCGGTCATCGAGCACGTTCTTGGGGATCTGGATATGGTGCTGCTGATGACGGTCAATCCGGGGTTTGGCGGCCAGAAATTTATCGAATCGGTGGTTCCCAAAATTCGCTCCCTGCGGAAGATGCTGAATGATCAGGGGCTGTCGCATGTGGATATCGAAGTGGACGGAGGGATCAATCCGGACACATCCCGCGTTGTGAGAGAAGCGGGTGCGAACGTGCTGGTGGCTGGGTCGGCTGTCTACGGAGCGCCGGATGCGGCTGTTGCGATACGCCAGATTCGGGGAGAGTAA